From Myxocyprinus asiaticus isolate MX2 ecotype Aquarium Trade chromosome 25, UBuf_Myxa_2, whole genome shotgun sequence, one genomic window encodes:
- the dtl gene encoding denticleless protein homolog: MSLFHHVIDRGLSKRRNDHRRGLPLSSLLDGFQCTRQDEHVSYGSSAAAVPPFGCTFCSAPGQQSCLAIANEEGLLSILNAGEKQSTILKEWQAHDNAVFDIAWVPGVSSLVTASGDQTARLWDVITGDLLGTFKGHQCSLKSVAFSKQERAVFSTGGRDGNIMVWDTRCSKKDGFYRQVKQISGAHMKPERHTPQTKKRRGMAPPVDSQQGVTVVLFCDENKLISSGAVDGTIKMWDLRKNYTAYYHKPLPLQAYPYPGSCTRKLGYSGLSLDSTGSRLFSNCTDDNIYMFNISGLKTTPVAVFSGHSNSSFYVKSSVSPDDQFLASGSSDHHAFIWKILDPKQAPLMLQGHSQEVTSVAWCPTDFTKIASCSDDNTVRIWRLNCRLEGENAANRDANIVGWTLRKIRSPARTPDPPSPVPHTPAKSPRSERAVSLASPQPAACAPSGADLPLPSNTSAPMAKLSSPKIPSSIQQWISRSCSPGNRDASPPRKVLQPVVQGPSSERRAKRRLETGDAAGSGLGEENGVSELYSDMKRSRSSVSSQNCSDEKSDLFSWETEERRCSTVEAGKENSSPRRTDWLSVISQRLKGSAQPKSPNSISKRQDARIHCSPAAVSPLPTRVVSPPSAQKTSPSRPMIKISSYFMKRTQD, encoded by the exons ATGTCTCTCTTCCACCATGTTATTGATCGAGGACTTTCAAAAAGACGTAACG ACCATCGTCGGGGGCTTCCTCTGTCCTCTCTGTTGGATGGATTTCAATGCACTCGACAGGATGAACATGTTTCATATGGATCTTCAGCTGCTGCTGTGCCGCCGTTTGGATGCACGTTTTGCTCTG CCCCCGGCCAGCAGAGCTGCCTAGCTATTGCAAATGAAGAAGGGCTTTTGTCTATCTTAAATGCAGGAGAAAAACAGAGCACTATACTGAAAG AGTGGCAGGCACATGATAATGCAGTTTTCGACATTGCTTGGGTTCCTGGTGTGAGCAGCTTG GTGACCGCCTCGGGTGACCAGACAGCCCGTCTGTGGGATGTGATCACTGGCGACCTGCTGGGAACATTTAAAGGTCATCAGTGCAGTCTTAAATCAGTGGCTTTCTCAAAGCAAGAGAGAG CTGTATTTAGTACTGGTGGAAGGGATGGGAACATAATGGTCTGGGATACAAGATGCAGCAAAAAAg ATGGTTTCTACAGGCAGGTAAAACAGATCAGTGGTGCCCATATGAAACCTGAGAGACACACGCCTCAAACAAAGAAGAGGCGAGGAATGGCGCCCCCTGTG GACTCCCAGCAGGGTGTAACAGTGGTTCTGTTCTGCGATGAGAACAAGCTCATCTCTTCAGGAGCAGTAGACGG GACCATTAAAATGTGGGATTTGCGGAAGAACTACACTGCATACTATCACAAGCCTCTCCCTCTACAGGCCTATCCTTACCCAGGCTCCTGTACACGCAAACTAG GTTATTCTGGTCTTTCGCTGGACTCCACTGGCTCCAGGCTTTTCTCCAACTGCACAGATGACAACATCTACATGTTCAATATCAGTGGTTTGAAAACAACTCCAG TTGCTGTATTCAGTGGTCACAGTAACTCCTCGTTTTATGTGAAGTCTAGTGTCAGCCCAGATGACCAGTTCCTGGCTAGTGGCTCAAGTGACCATCATGCTTTCATATGGAAG ATTTTAGACCCAAAACAAGCTCCCTTGATGCTTCAGGGTCATAGCCAGGAAGTCACTTCAGTGGCCTGGTGCCCCACTGACTTTACCAag ATTGCTTCTTGCTCTGATGACAACACTGTTAGGATCTGGCGCCTGAACTGCAGACTAGAAGGAGAAAACGCCGCAAACAGAGATGCCAACATTGTAGGCTGGACACTTCGTAAAATCCGATCACCAGCTAGAACACCCG ACCCTCCCAGCCCTGTTCCACACACTCCCGCCAAAAGTCCCAGGTCAGAGAGGGCTGTCTCTCTGGCTTCACCCCAGCCTGCTGCTTGTGCACCCTCCGGTGCCGATTTACCCCTCCCATCAAACACATCTGCACCTATGGCCAAACTCAGCAGCCCCAAAATCCCTTCATCTATCCAGCAGTGGATCAGCCGCAGTTGTTCTCCAGGTAACCGTGACGCATCTCCACCTCGTAAGGTGCTCCAACCTGTCGTCCAGGGTCCCTCCTCTGAACGGCGTGCCAAGCGACGACTGGAAACGGGTGATGCTGCTGGATCTGGTTTGGGCGAGGAGAATGGAGTATCTGAGTTGTATTCGGATATGAAGAGGAGCAGGAGTTCGGTGAGCTCTCAGAACTGTTCTGATGAGAAGAGCGACTTATTCAGTTGGGAAACTGAAGAGAGGCGCTGCTCAACCGTTGAAGCTGGTAAAGAGAACAGCTCTCCAAGAAGGACTGATTGGTTGTCCGTGATCAGCCAGAGACTTAAAGGATCAGCTCAGCCCAAAAGTCCCAACAGCATCAGCAAACGACAGGATGCTAGAATACACTGCTCCCCA GCAGCAGTCTCTCCACTTCCCACGAGAGTCGTCTCCCCTCCATCAGCCCAGAAAACGTCACCTTCCAGACCTATGATAAAAATCTCTAGCTACTTTATGAAAAGGACACAAGACTGA